The stretch of DNA TAATCATAATTATTGGCATATTTATTATGATTGATGATATCCTTGAACCCGATAAAGCTTTCAAAAAGCTTGTCGATTAAGAAATCTTCAGGAATAAAAATCCTGGTAACATTCCTGCAGCCTAGTCCGAAATACTGAAAAATATCGTGCGCAAGAAGCTCCAGCTCTTGTTCAGTCTCATTGCCTTTCAAAACCGCAACCGAAGTCCTGTTCTTACGGATAATATTCAGATGATTTTTAAAATAATACTCTAAATATCTTGCCGTATTATTACTTCCGGTTGCAATTACAGCATCAAAATTCTCCAGTCTTTCAACAAATTCATATTCAATTGGATCGACTGAAAATTCGTTCCACTTTTTCAGTAAAAACGGCACCATATATTTGTCTTTTGATGACAGCTTGATCACCGGTATATGATTACTTAAAACAACAGAGATCACGTCATGCCATCCCACTAACGGGATATTTCCTGCTAAAATCAGTCCTACTCTTTTGGAAGTTTTTGAAGGCGAATAGTCTTTAAGCCAATTCTTTAAACTTTTCTCCGTCATTAAATCTGCCCATTGTTTTAAAGCAAATTTCTGATTATCAATAGTAAACCAAGGGTTCTCTATTTCAGACTTCTTTAATAATACTTCGAATTCAACATCAGCATCATTAAATTCTTCAGGTTTTTTTGCTAAAAACGCTTGTATATAATCACTTAATTTAATAAGTCCTAAAACTTTATTTTCGATATTCATAATTACTGTAAAATTGGGGAATATTTTGTAATTTTGTGCAAATTTAAAAAAAATTAGCGATGGCTATTAAAATAACTGATGAATGCATCAATTGCGGAGCTTGCGAACCAGAGTGTCCCAATAATGCAATATATGAAGGAGCCGTAGACTGGAAAGCTTCCGAAGGTACTGAATTAAAAGGTACTGTAACATTACCATCAGGATTAACAGTAGATGCAGATGCACCTCAGGAACCTGTGAGTGATGATGTTTATTTTATCGTTACTGATAAATGTACAGAGTGTAAAGGATTTCATGAAGAGCCACAATGTGCTGCGGTTTGTCCTGTAGACTGCTGCGTTCCGGATGAAGATCATGTAGAATCGGAAGAAGCCTTACTAAACAAAAAAGCGTTCTTACACGGTGAATAAAAAACGCCGTCTCATCAATTATGAGACGGTTTTTTTAACGATAATTTTGAAGAATCTATATAAATATTAAAGTGAAACCACAGGTCCGGAAGGCCCTGTAACAACCAAAAAAATAAAAATATGAGCAAAAAGCACAATTTCAGCGCAGGGCCATGTATTTTACCGGAAGAAGTATTTCAAAAATCAGCAGAAGCGATTCTTGATTTTAATGGCATCGGATTATCAATCCTTGAAATTTCTCACCGAAGCAAAGATTTTGTTGCCGTGATGGATGAGGCTCGTGCCATAGTAAAAAGGCTGATGAATCTTGGTGATGATTATGAAGTATTATATTTAGGAGGTGGTGCTAGTTTACAGTTTGCAATGGTTCCGTATAACTTAATGAAAGTAGGCGGTAAAGCGGCTTATCTGGATACAGGAACATGGGCAGCCGGAGCTATTAAAGAAGCTAGGAAAGTAGGAACAGTAGACGTTGTCGGTTCTTCAAAAGACGATAATTATTCGTATATTCCAAAAGATTACACTGTTTCTTCAGAATATGACTATTTCCACTGTACGTCCAACAATACCATTTATGGTACTCAGATGAAGTCATTCCCGGAAGTAGACACCCTGATGGTTTGTGATATGAGCTCTGATATTTTTTCAAGACAGCTTGATTTTTCTAAATTTGATTTAATTTACGCAGGAGCTCAGAAAAATATGGGACCTGCAGGAGTAACACTGGTTGTGATCAAAAAAGATATCCTGGGTAAAACCGGAAGAGAAAATATGCCGTCTTATTTTGATTATGAACAGCACATCAATAAAGAATCCATGTACAATACCCCACCGGTTTTTCCTGTATATGCTTCTTTACTGACACTTCAATACCTTGAAAAGAATGGTGGGATCGCAGCTGCAGAAAAAAGAAATGAAGCCAAAGCGGCCCTACTTTATAATGAAATAGACAGCAATCCCTTATTTGAAACGTTTTGTGTAAAAGAAGATCGCTCATTGATGAATGTTTCTTTCAAATTGCTGGATGACTCTAAAAAAGAAGCATTCGATAGCGCATGGAAAGCAGCCGGAATTAATGGACTGAATGGACATAGAAGTTTAGGAGGTTACAGAGCAAGCTTATACAATGCATTGCCTATTGAAAGTGTTCAGGTTTTAGTTGATGTTATGAAATCAATAAAATAACTTAAATTAGAAGTCTGAAAAAAATATAAGATTAAAAGACTCAAGAAATCAGATATCAGATCAGCAAAATCTAACTTCTCATTTCTTGTATCCAACATCTAAATAGAAGAAAATATGAAAGTCTTAGCTAACGATGGAATTTCCAAAGCTGGAGAATTAGCCTTAAAAGAAGCTGGAATTGAGGTTCTTGACAACAGAGTTGCCCAGGATCATGTGATCAATTTCATTAACGAGAATAATGTTGATGTTCTTCTAGTAAGAAGTGCCACTAAAGTAAAAAAAGACATCATCGATGCATGCCCAGGTCTTCAGATTATTGGAAGAGGCGGTATCGGAATGGATAATATTGACGTCGATTATGCCAAAAGCAAAGGAATACAAGTAATCAATACCCCAACAGCTTCTTCAAAATCCGTAGCTGAACTGGTGTTTGCTCATTTCTTTTCATTAGCACGATTCTTACACGAATCCAACAGGCTGATGCCTTTAGAAGGAGAAACTCACTTCAATGCTATGAAAAAATCTTTCAGTAATGCCTATGAACTTTCAGGAAAAACATTGGGAGTTATCGGCTTTGGAAGCATCGGTCAGGAAGTTGTGAAGATGGGAATTGCATTAGGAATGAAGGTTAAAGTTTTAACCCGAAAATCTAAAACCAAAACACTTTCCTTATCCTTTTTCGACGGCCAGTCAGTGAGTTTTGAAATTAAATCGACCAACGATTCGGATGCTTTCTATAAAGACACTGATTTTATCAGTATCAATACTCCTAAAACGAATGAATACATTATAGATACCGAACAGTTTGAAAAAATGAAAGACGGTGTTTATATTGTTAATACTGCAAGAGGTGGTGTGATTAATGAAGTTTCACTACTCGATTTTATTGAATCCGGCAAGGTAGCAGGAGCGGCATTAGACGTTTTTGAAAATGAACCTACCCCGGAACTGGTTTTACTTATGAATCCATCATTGTCCCTTTCTCCTCATGTGGGAGGTAATACAGTCGATGCTCAGGAAAAAATCGGAGTTGAACTTGCAGAACAAATTATTAAGCTACAAAAAGAAACCATAAAATAAATATGCCTGTTTTTAAACCATTTCGCGGAATACGACCTCATAAAGACTTTGAGCAGATTTTCCCAACTCATCCATTAGATAATTTCACACAAGAAGAGATTACTGAAAAAGCTCAGGTTGAAAATACTTACATCAATATGATTAAACCCTATGTTGTAAGTAAATCTAAAGATATTGACCGGAATCTAAGAAAAATCCGTTCTACTTTTGAAGAATTGATGGATGAGAAAAAACTTGTTCAGGACAGTTCGGCATACTATCTTTATGAGCAGATCTATCCCAATAAACAGGTTTTCAGAGGACTACTAGGCTTAACCAGCCTTGAAGACTTCTGGAATGGAAAAATAAAACGACACGAAAGTACGATTCCTCAGAAAAAAGAAAAACTGGCCCATTACCTAGAAAAAGTAAATCTACAGGCTGAACCGGTATTGCTTACCTACCCTGCCAACTCCAAAGTGGAACTACTGATGAACCACGAAGAGAAAAATGTTCCTATTTTCAATCATATAGATTCAAAAGGAATCAGACATAAAATCTGGAGAATAGATAACCGTCTTAAATTACAGCAGTTTAAAGAAGTTATCGAACAAATTGATGCATTCTACATCGCTGACGGACACCATCGAATTGGTTCTACAGCACTAAACGCCAAACATCATAAAGATAAAAATAAAAGACATAACGGAACCGAAGCCTATAATTTCGTTTACAGTTTTATTGTTTCCAATCAATCCATTAAAATTCACGATTACAACAGAATCGTAAGTGATATTAATGATTTATCGGTTGAAAATTTCTTACAGCAGCTAGATGAATATTTCCTAATCCATGAGAAAGAAGCAACTCCATACTACCCTTCTCAGAAGTTTCACATTTCAATGTATCTGGATGGTAAGTTCTATTCATTACACGTAAAACATGATCTTCGTTCCCAGGAGATGTCATTGGATAATCTGGATCACCACCTTTTAGATAAGTATATTTTTAAAAATATACTTAAAATTGAAGATCCTGACAGTTCTGATAAAATCTCTTATGTAAAAGGAACTTCTACCCTTGAAGGCATCAGTATTTTAAAAGAAAAGATAGACAATGGTGAAGGAAGAGTCGGATTTGGAATTTACCCTGTAAGTTTTAATGATATGATTAAAATTTCAGATCTTAAACTAAGTATGCCACCGAAATGTACATTTATAGAACCTAAATTGGTTACGGCACTGTTAATGTACGATATGAAACCTTAAATTATTCCTAATTTTTCCCTACTTTTATACACGGAAAAGAAAAGGTAATTAAAAAAATGAAAAAGATATTCATTATCATACTTCCACTCTTTTTGAGTGGATTTTTATTTTCTCAAAAAAAAATTCAAAAAAAGCCTCAGAAAAAATTAACCACAGCTAAATTCAACTATCAGGACGAGTTTAAAAAAATCTCTGATGAAGTATTGGCTAATGGTACAGCATACGAAAACCTCGAAGAATTAACGAAAGGCATAGGATCCAGGTTCAGTGCTACGTCAGGCTATGCAAAAGCAACAGAATGGGCCGAAAAAAAACTTAAAGAAGCCGGCGCAGAGAATATATGGAAGCAGGAAGTTAAAGTTCCAATCTGGATCAGAGGCAGAGAGTCTTTACAAATTAAAACCGGTAATGGAGAATGGAAGAACATCAGAATGTTATCCTTTGGAAATTCTCAGGGTACCGGAGGTAAAGACCTTACAGCTGACATTTTATTGGTAGCTGATATTCCTGAGCTCAACTCCCTGACCTCTTCACAGGTAAAAGATAAAATTATCTTTGTGAACGCTCCCATCGATCAGAAAATCATCAATACGGTAGATTCCTATCTGATCTCAGCAAAATCAAAACTATTATCTGCCTCCGTAATCGGAAAAAAAGGAGCAAAAGGTTTAATTGTAAGATCATTAACTACCGCTTCTGATGATATTCCGCATGCAAAAATGATTTATTATGAGCCGGATGATAAAGTG from Chryseobacterium piperi encodes:
- a CDS encoding DUF1015 domain-containing protein encodes the protein MPVFKPFRGIRPHKDFEQIFPTHPLDNFTQEEITEKAQVENTYINMIKPYVVSKSKDIDRNLRKIRSTFEELMDEKKLVQDSSAYYLYEQIYPNKQVFRGLLGLTSLEDFWNGKIKRHESTIPQKKEKLAHYLEKVNLQAEPVLLTYPANSKVELLMNHEEKNVPIFNHIDSKGIRHKIWRIDNRLKLQQFKEVIEQIDAFYIADGHHRIGSTALNAKHHKDKNKRHNGTEAYNFVYSFIVSNQSIKIHDYNRIVSDINDLSVENFLQQLDEYFLIHEKEATPYYPSQKFHISMYLDGKFYSLHVKHDLRSQEMSLDNLDHHLLDKYIFKNILKIEDPDSSDKISYVKGTSTLEGISILKEKIDNGEGRVGFGIYPVSFNDMIKISDLKLSMPPKCTFIEPKLVTALLMYDMKP
- a CDS encoding acyl-CoA reductase; the protein is MNIENKVLGLIKLSDYIQAFLAKKPEEFNDADVEFEVLLKKSEIENPWFTIDNQKFALKQWADLMTEKSLKNWLKDYSPSKTSKRVGLILAGNIPLVGWHDVISVVLSNHIPVIKLSSKDKYMVPFLLKKWNEFSVDPIEYEFVERLENFDAVIATGSNNTARYLEYYFKNHLNIIRKNRTSVAVLKGNETEQELELLAHDIFQYFGLGCRNVTRIFIPEDFLIDKLFESFIGFKDIINHNKYANNYDYNRAVYLLNQDKFWDNNFVMLKEDDKLFSPLSVINFSRYSSLDDVKKFISENEENIQCVVAKNELGLDSIPFGEAQNPGLDTYADNVDTMKFLEIV
- a CDS encoding D-2-hydroxyacid dehydrogenase codes for the protein MKVLANDGISKAGELALKEAGIEVLDNRVAQDHVINFINENNVDVLLVRSATKVKKDIIDACPGLQIIGRGGIGMDNIDVDYAKSKGIQVINTPTASSKSVAELVFAHFFSLARFLHESNRLMPLEGETHFNAMKKSFSNAYELSGKTLGVIGFGSIGQEVVKMGIALGMKVKVLTRKSKTKTLSLSFFDGQSVSFEIKSTNDSDAFYKDTDFISINTPKTNEYIIDTEQFEKMKDGVYIVNTARGGVINEVSLLDFIESGKVAGAALDVFENEPTPELVLLMNPSLSLSPHVGGNTVDAQEKIGVELAEQIIKLQKETIK
- the serC gene encoding 3-phosphoserine/phosphohydroxythreonine transaminase, whose product is MSKKHNFSAGPCILPEEVFQKSAEAILDFNGIGLSILEISHRSKDFVAVMDEARAIVKRLMNLGDDYEVLYLGGGASLQFAMVPYNLMKVGGKAAYLDTGTWAAGAIKEARKVGTVDVVGSSKDDNYSYIPKDYTVSSEYDYFHCTSNNTIYGTQMKSFPEVDTLMVCDMSSDIFSRQLDFSKFDLIYAGAQKNMGPAGVTLVVIKKDILGKTGRENMPSYFDYEQHINKESMYNTPPVFPVYASLLTLQYLEKNGGIAAAEKRNEAKAALLYNEIDSNPLFETFCVKEDRSLMNVSFKLLDDSKKEAFDSAWKAAGINGLNGHRSLGGYRASLYNALPIESVQVLVDVMKSIK
- a CDS encoding 4Fe-4S binding protein encodes the protein MAIKITDECINCGACEPECPNNAIYEGAVDWKASEGTELKGTVTLPSGLTVDADAPQEPVSDDVYFIVTDKCTECKGFHEEPQCAAVCPVDCCVPDEDHVESEEALLNKKAFLHGE